In Natrinema versiforme, the following are encoded in one genomic region:
- a CDS encoding NAD(P)-dependent oxidoreductase — protein sequence MASVLVIGGLGAIGAPLTDELEGRDHDVWVADLPWNERDRYYRCDVSEYRQLERVFEDREFDYVYHLGAEFGRKNGEDFYETMWQSNAVGTKNVCRLQAEHDFRLVFSSSSEVYGDYDDVMEESVPLEEGPRQLNDYAISKWVNEQQIMNAADRHGTESVRVRFFNTYGPGEKYSEYRSVVCKFCYRALHDLPYHVYEDHHRSFTYIDDTVRTLANVIDSFHPGEVYNIAGEEYYNIKELSDMVLGYLGKNDEQVEYRGTETHNTLNKKASVEKAKRDLDHEQRVSLEEGIPRTIDWMREYYDLE from the coding sequence ATGGCATCAGTGCTCGTCATCGGAGGACTGGGAGCGATCGGTGCACCGTTGACAGACGAACTCGAAGGACGCGATCACGACGTCTGGGTGGCCGACCTCCCGTGGAACGAACGCGACCGATACTACCGCTGTGACGTCAGCGAGTACCGCCAACTCGAGCGGGTCTTCGAGGACCGCGAGTTCGACTACGTCTACCACCTCGGCGCGGAGTTCGGCCGGAAGAACGGCGAGGACTTCTACGAGACCATGTGGCAGTCGAACGCGGTCGGGACGAAGAACGTGTGCCGGTTGCAGGCCGAGCACGACTTCCGACTGGTCTTCTCCTCGAGCAGCGAGGTGTACGGCGATTACGACGACGTGATGGAAGAATCCGTGCCGCTCGAGGAGGGACCGCGCCAGCTGAACGACTACGCGATTTCGAAGTGGGTCAACGAGCAACAGATTATGAACGCGGCCGACCGGCACGGGACCGAGTCCGTCCGGGTCCGATTTTTCAACACGTACGGGCCGGGCGAGAAGTACAGCGAGTACCGGAGCGTCGTCTGCAAGTTCTGCTACCGGGCGCTGCACGACCTGCCGTACCACGTCTACGAGGACCACCACCGTTCGTTCACGTACATCGACGACACCGTACGCACGCTCGCGAACGTCATCGACTCGTTCCACCCCGGAGAGGTGTACAACATCGCCGGCGAGGAGTACTACAATATCAAGGAACTCTCGGACATGGTGCTCGGCTACCTCGGCAAGAACGACGAGCAGGTCGAGTATCGGGGAACCGAGACCCACAACACACTCAACAAGAAAGCCAGCGTCGAGAAGGCGAAACGCGACCTCGATCACGAACAGCGCGTCTCCCTCGAGGAGGGCATTCCGCGGACGATCGACTGGATGCGTGAGTACTATGACCTCGAGTGA
- a CDS encoding glycosyltransferase family 4 protein, which translates to MRVLNSLADPRVGGPQRRSLAVAEGLRDRGIETVFHLPDGDDAFERLAADRGFEVVRPGPPQLRPPRNVLANARFAARLLPSIARLAATIERRDIDVVHASMTLSFPAAVAARRTDTPLAWFFNDTGTPRPLARGMARLARATADEIALAADAVGDYFFDGSVRTRTVYPPVDVAEFDPTTVAAGEQSLREELGVAEGVPIVGTVGNINPVKGHEYLLRAIARVHDRIGSVVVPVAGKILESRRGYAERLGRLRSRLDLEETVRFLGHRSDVPRLLSSFDVFVLPSVTEACPIAVLEAMAMESGIVATRVGGVPEQLEDGTHGWVVPPADPAALADAICDALDSPAERRRRGVAARDRAETLFSVDHCVDRHRELYVAARGSEAAPAVTRAGGTR; encoded by the coding sequence ATGCGGGTTCTCAATAGCCTCGCCGACCCCCGCGTGGGCGGTCCCCAGCGCCGATCGCTGGCCGTCGCGGAGGGGCTGCGCGACCGCGGCATCGAGACGGTGTTTCACCTGCCGGACGGTGACGACGCGTTCGAGCGACTGGCTGCCGACCGCGGGTTCGAGGTCGTCCGGCCCGGGCCGCCGCAGTTACGGCCGCCCCGGAACGTGCTCGCGAACGCGCGCTTTGCCGCCCGACTGCTCCCGTCGATCGCCCGGCTCGCGGCGACGATCGAGCGCCGGGACATCGACGTGGTCCACGCGAGCATGACGCTCTCGTTCCCGGCCGCGGTCGCCGCCCGGCGTACGGACACGCCGCTGGCCTGGTTCTTCAACGATACCGGGACCCCGCGGCCGCTCGCCCGCGGGATGGCCCGCCTCGCTCGAGCCACCGCGGACGAGATCGCGCTCGCCGCGGACGCGGTCGGCGACTACTTCTTCGACGGGTCGGTCCGGACGCGGACGGTGTACCCGCCGGTCGACGTGGCCGAGTTCGATCCGACGACGGTGGCGGCCGGCGAGCAGTCGCTCCGCGAGGAACTGGGAGTCGCCGAGGGCGTGCCGATCGTCGGCACCGTCGGCAACATCAACCCCGTCAAGGGCCACGAGTACTTGCTTCGGGCGATCGCACGCGTCCACGATCGAATCGGCTCAGTCGTCGTGCCCGTCGCCGGGAAGATACTCGAGTCGCGACGGGGGTACGCCGAGCGATTGGGGCGGCTCCGGTCCCGGCTGGACCTCGAGGAGACCGTGCGATTCCTCGGGCACCGATCGGACGTGCCGCGGCTCCTCTCGTCGTTCGACGTGTTCGTCCTGCCCTCGGTGACGGAGGCGTGTCCGATCGCCGTACTGGAGGCCATGGCGATGGAATCGGGAATCGTCGCGACGCGCGTCGGCGGCGTCCCGGAGCAACTCGAGGACGGCACGCACGGCTGGGTCGTTCCTCCGGCCGACCCGGCGGCCCTCGCGGACGCGATCTGCGACGCGCTCGACTCCCCCGCGGAGCGGCGTCGACGGGGTGTGGCGGCTCGAGACCGCGCCGAAACGCTGTTTTCGGTGGATCACTGTGTCGACCGCCACCGCGAGCTGTACGTGGCGGCCCGCGGGAGCGAGGCTGCGCCCGCGGTCACTCGAGCGGGAGGGACTCGGTAG
- a CDS encoding sulfatase-like hydrolase/transferase, with protein MSSSRTLERALESLDVENVFVYVGDAVRWDAVPDRVTDRAATVRSVSASTHSPSSFASLATGRYPTTHGVVTFNHRLSADAFRLFDVPGHETRFVNSIFAYAEREHGNAVDPIHTVLGVEPPAVDDPLEGLESPFVAMERGPGGHAPYGDFSGTASDYFRRRRAADTATLQEEYRRSVELDVERFFERLDRLEETGRLEDTLVIYTSDHGELLGEGGELGHSSPMRPELVYVPMALFHPELPTAAVDDAVFHHADLLPTVLDVLGVEEPNDRTQFDGRSAARSLTDEPRPCTYENRVLPSSLPVGSGSLHYEGLWDADGGYAFARTSLPERLLVLAGKTVASAKRGYVRRNLPTAVGAYADSASSRYGEPSFSEREAEQRLERLAEGAVAGEQVSLSDGAEQRLRDLGYT; from the coding sequence ATGTCATCCAGCCGTACGCTCGAGCGGGCCCTCGAGTCGCTCGATGTCGAGAACGTCTTCGTCTACGTCGGCGACGCCGTGCGATGGGACGCCGTGCCCGATCGGGTGACCGACCGGGCGGCCACGGTGCGATCGGTGAGCGCCTCGACGCACAGTCCGAGTTCGTTCGCCTCGCTCGCGACCGGTCGCTACCCGACGACTCACGGGGTCGTAACGTTCAATCACCGACTGTCGGCCGACGCCTTCCGACTGTTCGACGTGCCGGGACACGAAACGCGGTTCGTCAACTCGATCTTCGCGTACGCCGAACGGGAACACGGCAACGCCGTCGACCCGATCCATACCGTCCTCGGCGTCGAGCCGCCGGCCGTCGACGACCCGCTCGAGGGCCTCGAGTCGCCGTTCGTCGCGATGGAGCGGGGGCCGGGCGGCCACGCGCCGTACGGCGACTTCTCGGGGACCGCATCGGACTACTTCCGGCGGCGGCGAGCGGCCGACACGGCGACGCTTCAGGAGGAGTATCGGCGGAGCGTCGAACTGGACGTGGAACGCTTCTTCGAACGGTTGGATCGCCTCGAGGAGACGGGGCGTCTCGAGGACACGCTCGTCATCTACACCTCGGACCACGGCGAGTTGCTCGGCGAAGGCGGCGAACTCGGGCACAGCTCGCCGATGCGGCCCGAACTCGTCTACGTGCCGATGGCGCTGTTCCACCCGGAGCTGCCGACGGCCGCGGTCGACGACGCCGTGTTCCATCACGCCGACCTGCTCCCGACGGTCCTCGACGTGCTCGGCGTCGAGGAGCCGAACGACCGGACGCAGTTCGACGGCCGATCGGCGGCGCGGTCGCTCACGGACGAGCCCCGACCCTGCACATACGAGAACCGGGTGCTGCCGTCGTCGCTGCCGGTCGGCTCCGGCTCGCTCCACTACGAGGGTCTCTGGGACGCCGACGGGGGTTACGCGTTCGCCCGGACGTCGCTTCCCGAACGGCTGCTCGTCCTCGCCGGGAAGACGGTCGCGAGCGCGAAGCGGGGGTACGTCCGCCGGAACCTCCCGACTGCGGTCGGCGCGTACGCCGACAGCGCCTCGAGTCGCTACGGCGAGCCGTCGTTTTCCGAACGCGAAGCGGAGCAACGGCTCGAGCGGCTGGCGGAAGGTGCCGTCGCCGGTGAACAGGTGTCGCTCTCGGACGGGGCCGAGCAGCGCCTTCGCGATCTCGGATACACGTAA
- the wecB gene encoding non-hydrolyzing UDP-N-acetylglucosamine 2-epimerase — MAAPRIAFVLGTRPEIIKLSPLIRACDDRDVPYVVVHTGQHYSDSLDTVFFEQLELPTPTHNLEVGSDDHGAQTAEMIRGIESILTETRPDHVIVHGDTNSALAGAIATSKLEPSLAHVEAGLRSFDRSMPEEINRVLADHVSNYRFAPTDESARLLAAEGIDDERVVVTGNTIVDAVSQHRDLAARKSTVLEDRDLESGEFYLLTAHRAENVDDPDRFGGILAGVGEFAERTDREVVYPIHPRARENLEDLDRSVPDSIRLVPPLDFLDFLTLEDHARLAITDSGGVQEETCILETPCLTVRDNTERPETIDIGANRLVGTDRTAIVEGAEAMVDRDGEWPNPFGDGTAADRILDALL; from the coding sequence ATGGCTGCCCCCAGAATCGCGTTCGTGCTGGGAACGCGTCCGGAGATCATCAAGCTCTCGCCGCTCATTCGGGCGTGTGACGATCGGGACGTTCCGTACGTCGTCGTCCACACCGGACAACACTACTCGGACTCGCTCGATACCGTCTTCTTCGAGCAACTCGAGTTACCGACGCCGACGCACAACCTCGAGGTCGGCTCGGACGATCACGGCGCACAGACGGCCGAGATGATCCGCGGTATCGAATCGATCCTCACCGAGACGCGACCGGATCACGTGATCGTCCACGGCGACACGAACTCGGCGCTGGCCGGTGCGATCGCGACGAGCAAACTCGAGCCCTCGCTCGCCCACGTCGAGGCGGGGCTGCGGAGCTTCGACCGGAGCATGCCCGAGGAGATTAACCGAGTGCTGGCCGATCACGTGTCGAACTACCGCTTCGCGCCGACCGACGAGTCGGCCCGGCTGCTCGCGGCGGAGGGGATCGACGACGAGCGGGTCGTCGTCACCGGAAACACGATCGTCGACGCCGTCTCGCAGCACCGCGACCTCGCGGCCCGGAAGAGCACGGTCCTCGAGGACCGCGACCTCGAGTCCGGCGAGTTCTACCTGCTTACCGCCCACCGGGCGGAGAACGTCGACGATCCCGACCGCTTCGGAGGCATCCTCGCGGGCGTCGGCGAGTTCGCAGAGCGGACTGACCGCGAGGTCGTCTACCCGATCCATCCGCGAGCGCGAGAGAATCTCGAGGACCTCGACCGGTCGGTCCCCGACTCGATCCGGCTCGTTCCCCCGCTCGATTTCCTCGACTTCCTGACCCTCGAGGACCACGCGCGGCTCGCGATTACGGACTCCGGCGGCGTCCAGGAGGAGACGTGTATCCTGGAAACGCCGTGTCTCACGGTTCGGGACAACACCGAACGGCCGGAGACGATCGACATTGGCGCGAACCGCCTGGTCGGTACCGACCGGACGGCGATCGTCGAGGGAGCCGAGGCGATGGTCGATCGCGACGGGGAGTGGCCGAACCCGTTCGGGGACGGCACCGCCGCGGACCGGATTTTGGACGCCCTACTCTGA
- a CDS encoding DUF1616 domain-containing protein, giving the protein MTVSGTLWKLLPRPIRETPADLVAVVGAVVATNVAVFAPIVRETALRIPLGLVFVLFVPGYALVAALFPEADGSAGPDSTTDAAVDREQSRTTSLSTAISGPERAVLSLGSSVAIVSLAGLALNYTPWGVRLGPVLLAVSAATLGATAIAAARRRDLSPRNRFRVPYRRWTAASRTALRGPDSRADAAVNVLLVVTVLFTVGGVGYALATPSGGERFSEVAVLTEDDGELVAGDYPSTMGLNESRELVFEINNDERRPVDYTVVLAQQNLDGDGNETVVEQRELTRFDAQLDHGQTWRHSHNITPAATGDTVRFVWLVYLDGDVPADPSLENAEYSTSLWIDVDDEASSSA; this is encoded by the coding sequence ATGACAGTGTCCGGTACACTGTGGAAGTTGCTCCCGCGACCGATCCGCGAAACGCCCGCCGACCTCGTCGCCGTCGTCGGCGCGGTCGTCGCGACGAACGTGGCCGTCTTCGCGCCGATCGTCAGAGAGACCGCCCTCCGAATCCCGCTCGGGCTCGTCTTCGTACTGTTCGTTCCCGGATACGCGCTCGTCGCGGCGCTCTTTCCCGAAGCCGACGGTTCGGCGGGCCCTGATAGCACGACGGATGCCGCTGTGGACCGCGAGCAGTCTCGGACCACATCCCTGTCGACTGCGATCAGCGGCCCCGAACGCGCCGTCCTCTCGCTCGGCTCGAGCGTCGCGATCGTCTCACTGGCGGGGCTTGCGCTGAATTACACGCCGTGGGGAGTTCGTCTCGGCCCGGTACTGCTCGCCGTGAGCGCAGCGACGCTCGGTGCGACGGCGATCGCCGCGGCTCGTCGACGGGACCTCTCGCCGCGAAATCGGTTTCGAGTCCCGTATCGGCGGTGGACCGCGGCGAGTCGGACGGCACTACGGGGTCCCGATTCGAGAGCCGATGCGGCGGTGAACGTCTTGCTCGTCGTCACGGTCCTGTTCACCGTCGGCGGCGTCGGCTACGCGCTGGCAACGCCGTCGGGGGGCGAGCGCTTCTCCGAAGTGGCCGTCCTGACCGAAGACGACGGCGAACTCGTCGCCGGCGACTATCCCTCGACGATGGGTCTCAACGAGTCCCGAGAACTCGTTTTCGAGATCAACAACGACGAACGACGACCCGTCGACTACACCGTCGTCCTCGCCCAGCAGAATCTCGACGGCGACGGAAACGAAACGGTCGTCGAGCAACGTGAACTCACTCGGTTCGATGCCCAGCTCGATCACGGCCAGACGTGGCGCCACTCTCACAACATCACGCCGGCCGCGACCGGCGATACCGTCAGGTTCGTCTGGCTCGTGTATCTGGACGGTGACGTGCCGGCGGATCCGTCGCTCGAGAACGCCGAGTACTCGACGTCCCTGTGGATCGATGTCGATGACGAGGCGTCGTCGTCCGCCTAA
- a CDS encoding LTA synthase family protein, protein MRPLTMLQRALESPEHAARYLNRLYHSFAHGDDHYRNGVAVLGEDWDNLILLDGCRYDTFARHVDWDGSLDSRYSRGSSTVEFLRANVSNETLDDTVYVTANPQFHQHRDELEAEFHARIDVWKDDGWDDEYKTVLPETVAEYALSAAEEYPQKRLLVHFIQPHYPFIGSKTSFDKRQLHSDDERPAFWNEVFTGQLDLSAEEIRPLYDENLRLTLPSVEELLAELRGKTVVTADHGNAIGERSFPIPIREWGHPQGVYMEETVKVPWFVWENGDRKEYCADSTPDSRDRGDSEVVEQRLQELGYRT, encoded by the coding sequence ATGCGCCCGCTCACGATGCTGCAGCGCGCTCTCGAGTCGCCGGAGCACGCTGCCAGATACCTGAATCGGCTGTATCACTCCTTCGCTCACGGGGACGACCACTATCGGAACGGCGTCGCAGTGTTGGGTGAAGACTGGGACAACCTGATACTCCTCGACGGCTGCCGGTACGATACGTTCGCTCGACACGTCGACTGGGACGGGTCTCTCGACTCTCGGTACTCGCGTGGCTCGAGCACCGTCGAATTTCTCCGGGCGAACGTATCGAACGAGACCCTCGACGATACCGTATACGTCACTGCGAACCCGCAGTTTCACCAGCATCGAGACGAACTGGAAGCGGAGTTCCACGCTCGGATCGACGTCTGGAAGGACGACGGGTGGGACGACGAGTACAAAACCGTCCTTCCGGAGACGGTCGCGGAATACGCCCTCTCCGCCGCCGAGGAGTATCCACAAAAGCGCCTCCTCGTCCACTTCATTCAGCCCCATTATCCGTTTATCGGCTCGAAGACGTCGTTCGATAAGCGACAGCTTCACAGCGACGACGAACGGCCGGCGTTCTGGAACGAAGTGTTCACCGGTCAGCTGGATCTCTCCGCCGAAGAGATCCGGCCGTTATACGACGAGAACCTCCGCTTGACGCTCCCGTCCGTCGAGGAGTTACTCGCCGAACTGCGAGGAAAGACGGTCGTCACCGCCGACCACGGCAACGCAATCGGCGAGCGATCGTTTCCGATCCCGATTCGGGAGTGGGGCCATCCGCAGGGAGTGTACATGGAAGAGACCGTGAAGGTTCCGTGGTTCGTGTGGGAAAACGGTGACCGAAAGGAGTACTGCGCCGATTCGACGCCCGATTCGCGCGACCGAGGCGATTCCGAAGTCGTCGAACAGCGGTTACAAGAACTCGGCTACCGGACGTGA
- a CDS encoding glycosyltransferase family 4 protein gives MNVLGFTAHRAEKFRQPFETLGGSCDYISVADRNGFDRYRTMLVTGARTIKRERPDALLANGADLVGFVAILLGIVFDTPVVIRHGGDLWRQRTEKRREQLRRREYVGYLSFCGLAVLNAITYRLADGYIVVSEELREITHEKTSCPRSRIKVVPPHIEVDRFEPGEQRTAACAPDAENVALTVTNLRYQGKFLGARDCVDEITGLLRENPDTAYIIAGGGLYYDELVRYVEAVSSPSVRDRIHTPGHVADIEALYGLADAFVYVSYIDGYPNVVLEAQAAGLPVISNPAHGMPMQIDHGETGFLVDPSTEGSIREPLERLFERPDVSRRIGTRSIERVRRENTADAIATELVDAIGEIHARV, from the coding sequence ATGAACGTATTGGGATTTACGGCCCACCGAGCTGAGAAGTTCCGACAACCGTTCGAAACCCTCGGCGGGAGCTGTGACTACATCTCCGTCGCGGACCGGAACGGGTTCGATCGGTACAGGACGATGCTCGTCACGGGCGCTCGCACGATCAAACGCGAGCGGCCGGACGCCCTCTTGGCGAACGGAGCGGATCTCGTCGGATTCGTCGCGATCCTTCTCGGGATCGTCTTCGATACGCCCGTCGTGATCCGCCACGGCGGGGATCTGTGGCGACAACGCACCGAGAAGCGACGCGAGCAGTTACGGCGGCGGGAGTATGTCGGCTATCTCAGTTTCTGCGGTCTCGCGGTGCTGAACGCGATCACGTATCGCCTCGCAGACGGGTATATCGTCGTCTCCGAGGAGTTACGGGAGATAACACACGAGAAGACCTCGTGTCCGCGATCGCGGATCAAGGTCGTCCCACCGCATATCGAGGTCGACCGGTTCGAGCCCGGCGAGCAGCGAACGGCAGCGTGTGCGCCCGACGCCGAAAACGTCGCCCTCACGGTCACGAATCTACGATATCAGGGGAAGTTTCTGGGCGCTCGAGACTGCGTCGACGAAATAACCGGTCTCCTCCGGGAGAACCCCGACACCGCATATATCATCGCGGGCGGCGGGTTGTACTACGACGAGCTCGTCCGGTACGTCGAGGCGGTGTCGTCTCCGTCGGTCAGAGACCGGATTCACACGCCGGGCCACGTCGCCGATATCGAAGCGCTGTACGGGCTCGCGGACGCGTTCGTCTACGTCTCGTACATCGACGGCTACCCGAACGTCGTTCTGGAGGCGCAGGCGGCGGGCCTGCCGGTTATCTCGAACCCGGCCCACGGGATGCCGATGCAGATCGACCACGGTGAAACCGGGTTCCTGGTCGACCCGTCTACCGAGGGCTCGATACGGGAGCCGCTCGAGCGCCTCTTCGAACGGCCGGACGTGAGCAGACGGATCGGCACGCGGTCGATCGAACGCGTTCGCCGGGAGAACACCGCAGACGCGATCGCCACGGAACTCGTGGACGCGATCGGAGAGATCCATGCGCGGGTATAG
- a CDS encoding oligosaccharide flippase family protein gives MKLGQTSLVYYGTTVVATVIGFLSTVYFARVLGAERYGIYTLAIAVVLWLKIGGQFGITTAVTKRLSEGDDRGAFVVAGAVMLAIPIAALSAAIFLFREHLNAYVGVQAASLIALLFFASLFFEYAIAVLNGYRLVHVSGFVSLGRKLGQALLQIGLVAVGYGLAGMFVGYAVAGLCAGAITFVLFSVNYGVPRRRHFASVFDFAKFSWFGSLRARSFSNADILVLGAFVPSGLVGIYSVAWSIAKLLDIFGSSIRATLFPEMSKLSAEGETGAITDLVNVSIAYTGLFLIPGLCGSVLLGDRILRIYGEEFAAGATVMWILVAAVLVYSYQRQLVNALNAIDRPDLSFRTNIVFVASNIVLNVVLISLYGWIGAAVATALSAAIGFALAAHYLNAELPLTIPGREIAYQWLSAGVMSAVVYAGLRLETSRGPLLNEYVSLAVLVAVGAGVYFLCLFVQSSRFRSTVRRNVPLDASGIPL, from the coding sequence ATGAAGCTCGGTCAAACCTCGCTCGTCTACTACGGGACGACGGTCGTGGCCACGGTAATCGGGTTCCTCTCGACGGTGTACTTCGCTCGAGTGCTCGGTGCGGAGAGATACGGTATCTACACGCTGGCGATAGCGGTCGTCCTCTGGTTGAAGATTGGGGGGCAGTTCGGGATCACGACTGCAGTCACGAAACGGCTGAGCGAGGGGGACGACCGGGGGGCGTTCGTCGTCGCCGGTGCGGTGATGCTCGCGATTCCGATCGCGGCGCTGTCCGCGGCGATATTCCTGTTCAGAGAGCATCTGAACGCGTACGTCGGCGTGCAGGCCGCGAGTCTGATCGCGTTGCTCTTTTTCGCCAGTCTGTTCTTCGAGTACGCTATCGCCGTGCTGAACGGCTACCGCCTCGTTCACGTCTCGGGATTCGTCTCCTTGGGTCGAAAACTCGGTCAGGCCCTGCTACAGATCGGGCTCGTCGCCGTCGGATACGGGTTGGCCGGTATGTTCGTCGGCTACGCGGTCGCCGGTCTCTGTGCCGGTGCGATCACGTTCGTTCTGTTCTCCGTCAACTACGGCGTGCCGAGGCGACGTCACTTCGCCAGCGTCTTCGACTTCGCCAAATTCTCGTGGTTCGGGTCGCTCCGGGCGCGCTCGTTCAGCAACGCCGATATCCTCGTCCTGGGTGCGTTCGTTCCGTCCGGACTGGTCGGCATTTATTCCGTAGCGTGGTCGATCGCCAAACTCCTCGATATCTTCGGCTCGTCGATCAGAGCTACGCTCTTCCCGGAAATGAGTAAACTCTCGGCCGAGGGCGAGACGGGGGCGATAACCGATCTGGTCAACGTCTCGATCGCGTATACGGGCCTCTTTCTGATCCCCGGACTCTGCGGGAGCGTCTTACTCGGTGATCGTATCCTGCGGATCTACGGTGAGGAGTTCGCCGCCGGAGCGACCGTCATGTGGATCCTCGTCGCGGCCGTTCTCGTGTACAGTTATCAGCGCCAACTGGTAAACGCCCTCAACGCCATCGATCGCCCGGATCTCTCGTTCCGAACGAACATCGTGTTCGTGGCGAGCAATATCGTCCTCAACGTCGTGTTGATCTCTCTCTACGGCTGGATCGGCGCCGCAGTCGCGACCGCGCTCTCGGCCGCGATCGGGTTCGCGTTGGCGGCGCATTACCTCAACGCGGAACTCCCGCTGACGATCCCGGGACGGGAAATAGCGTATCAGTGGCTGTCCGCCGGCGTGATGTCCGCCGTTGTCTACGCGGGACTCCGTCTCGAGACGAGTCGCGGCCCGCTGCTCAACGAATACGTGTCCCTCGCCGTCCTCGTCGCCGTCGGTGCCGGGGTGTATTTCCTCTGTCTGTTCGTTCAATCGTCCCGGTTTCGCTCGACCGTGCGGCGGAACGTTCCGCTGGACGCGTCCGGCATTCCGCTCTAA